From one Oncorhynchus keta strain PuntledgeMale-10-30-2019 chromosome 30, Oket_V2, whole genome shotgun sequence genomic stretch:
- the c30h4orf47 gene encoding UPF0602 protein C4orf47 homolog, whose amino-acid sequence MPPEGGKSDMERIGVFKEMGYISIGDKYTPLIQRPCNESAQKGKQILTGGATKKKSGLQVGYFDTHFKRVFEKEALTDPVRLARQHRSQQSKKNVGSAFLPSNGEKKPSGVGSYYGTLSGPIQAMSPMKVPRKPCKPSGKNILTNPPKRGSGYSYPNVTLSKVVPYSSDPYDRANEMLKKETVSHKAMLKGGAFHLNLHPKECFDNNPYKLDKPLPPLKRLEEKKRFVVPFKPSSPNKTIGGMKAGTFDIYPSHSADPYITRRSKSVTVNKEGKVFHPSPGPKSTPVKSIISVNVNRTVHSANYTMNIPSVMAY is encoded by the exons ATGCCCCCAGAAGGAGGGAAGTCAGATATGGAGAGGATTGGAGTCTTCAAGGAAATGGGATACATCTCCATTGGAGACAAATACACCCCTTTAATTCAGC GTCCCTGCAATGAGTCTGCTCAGAAGGGTAAACAAATACTGACTGGTGGGGCCACCAAGAAGAAGTCAGGTTTACAAGTGGGCTACTTTGACACTCACTTTAAGCGGGTGTTTGAAAAAGAAGCCCTCACAGACCCTGTGAGGCTCGCCCGGCAACACAGGAGTCAGCAGTCCAAGAAGAACGTAGGCAGCGCCTTCCTCCCCAGCAATGGAGAAAAGAAACC GTCAGGGGTTGGCAGCTACTACGGAACTCTGAGTGGTCCCATCCAGGCCATGAGTCCTATGAAGGTCCCCAGGAAGCCGTGCAAACCATCAGGCAAGAACATCCTCACCAACCCACCCAAGAGGGGAAGTGGATACAG CTATCCGAATGTCACCCTGTCCAAAGTTGTCCCTTACTCCTCAGACCCCTATGACAGAGCAAATGAGATGTTGAAG AAAGAGACAGTAAGCCATAAAGCTATGCTGAAAGGTGGTGCTTTCCACTTGAACCTCCACCCAAAGGAATGTTTCGACAACAACCCGTACAAACTGGACAAGCCTCTGCCACCTCTGAAGAGattggaggagaagaagagatttGTGGTTCCCTTCAAACCCAGCTCACCAAACAAAaca ATTGGCGGCATGAAAGCAGGTACGTTTGACATTTACCCCTCTCACTCTGCTGACCCCTACATCACCCGGAGATCCAAATCTGTGACCGTGAATAAGGAAGGAAAGGTATTCCACCCATCTCCCGGACCAAAGAGCACCCCCGTGAAGAGCATCATCAGTGTTAATGTGAACAG GACAGTGCACTCTGCAAACTACACCATGAATATACCATCTGTTATGGCATACTGA
- the lrp2bp gene encoding LRP2-binding protein isoform X1 has translation MKSGYKIDAPKKHSQEKVFRAITDATRDEGGKPTSHQESLATQVERAERLLKGRAEGGDKQALFLLGQLYYYEGRYEEAERVFDGLKDSDPRALFQLAVMYYDGLGTAMDQARAVDYMRRVVQWNNPEAGSIRYTALYHIGIAYLEGYGVQKSNTEAESYWLLAADEGNPRACVKAQSSLGMFYSRPETQDLKRAFFWHSEACGNGSLESQGALGIMYLYGQGIQQDPKAAIECLKEAAERGNVYAQAHLAAYYYHRKLYSRAAALAKRITNYDDIAAIAMVTDCLPEYVIKGVAIALFYYARCLELGKGVPQSKEKAWQYFTKAARLNPEVCQDLQRDIIFSRM, from the exons ATGAAGTCGGGTTATAAAATCGATGCTCCAAAGAAACACAGCCAAGAAAAGGTGTTTCGTGCCATCACGGATGCCACCCgagatgaaggagggaaaccGACTTCACACCAAG AGAGCCTTGCCACTCAGGTGGAGAGGGCTGAGAGACTGCTGAAGGGTAGAGCAGAAGGGGGAGACAAGCAGGCCCTTTTCCTGCTGGGACAGCTGTACTATTATGAG GGGCGCTatgaggaggcagagagagtctTTGACGGCCTTAAGGACAGCGATCCCAGAGCCCTCTTCCAGCTAGCTGTCATGTATTATGATGGCCTGGGCACTGCTATGGATCAA GCAAGGGCAGTGGACTACATGAGGAGAGTTGTCCAGTGGAATAACCCAGAGGCAGGCTCCATCAGATACACTGCTCTGTATCACATTGGCATAGCCTACCTGGAGGGCTATGGGGTCCAGAAATCCAATACAGAAGCAGAAAG TTACTGGCTCCTTGCTGCTGATGAGGGAAACCCCAGAGCCTGTGTAAAAGCTCAGAGTTCTCTGGGTATGTTCTACTCTAGACCTGAGACACAGGACCTCAAAAGG GCGTTCTTCTGGCACTCAGAGGCCTGTGGCAATGGCAGTCTGGAGTCCCAGGGTGCACTGGGGATCATGTACTTGTATGGTCAGGGCATCCAGCAGGACCCCAAGGCTGCCATTGAGTGCCTGAAGGAAGCGGCTGAGCGGGGGAATGTGTACGCCCAGGCCCACCTGGCTGCCTACTACTACCACAGGAAGCTCTACTCCAGAGCAGCAGCCCTTGCCAAAAG GATTACCAATTACGATGACATTGCTGCCATCGCCATGGTCACCGACTGCCTGCCTGAATACGTAATTAAGGGCGTGGCCATTGCTCTTTTCTACTACGCCCGCTGTCTGGAACTGGGAAAGGGGGTTCCTCAGAGCAAGGAGAAGGCCTGGCAATACTTCACTAAG GCTGCTCGGCTAAACCCAGAAGTGTGCCAGGACCTCCAGAGGGACATCATCTTTAGCAGAATGTAG
- the lrp2bp gene encoding LRP2-binding protein isoform X2: MKSGYKIDAPKKHSQEKVFRAITDATRDEGGKPTSHQESLATQVERAERLLKGRAEGGDKQALFLLGQLYYYEARAVDYMRRVVQWNNPEAGSIRYTALYHIGIAYLEGYGVQKSNTEAESYWLLAADEGNPRACVKAQSSLGMFYSRPETQDLKRAFFWHSEACGNGSLESQGALGIMYLYGQGIQQDPKAAIECLKEAAERGNVYAQAHLAAYYYHRKLYSRAAALAKRITNYDDIAAIAMVTDCLPEYVIKGVAIALFYYARCLELGKGVPQSKEKAWQYFTKAARLNPEVCQDLQRDIIFSRM; this comes from the exons ATGAAGTCGGGTTATAAAATCGATGCTCCAAAGAAACACAGCCAAGAAAAGGTGTTTCGTGCCATCACGGATGCCACCCgagatgaaggagggaaaccGACTTCACACCAAG AGAGCCTTGCCACTCAGGTGGAGAGGGCTGAGAGACTGCTGAAGGGTAGAGCAGAAGGGGGAGACAAGCAGGCCCTTTTCCTGCTGGGACAGCTGTACTATTATGAG GCAAGGGCAGTGGACTACATGAGGAGAGTTGTCCAGTGGAATAACCCAGAGGCAGGCTCCATCAGATACACTGCTCTGTATCACATTGGCATAGCCTACCTGGAGGGCTATGGGGTCCAGAAATCCAATACAGAAGCAGAAAG TTACTGGCTCCTTGCTGCTGATGAGGGAAACCCCAGAGCCTGTGTAAAAGCTCAGAGTTCTCTGGGTATGTTCTACTCTAGACCTGAGACACAGGACCTCAAAAGG GCGTTCTTCTGGCACTCAGAGGCCTGTGGCAATGGCAGTCTGGAGTCCCAGGGTGCACTGGGGATCATGTACTTGTATGGTCAGGGCATCCAGCAGGACCCCAAGGCTGCCATTGAGTGCCTGAAGGAAGCGGCTGAGCGGGGGAATGTGTACGCCCAGGCCCACCTGGCTGCCTACTACTACCACAGGAAGCTCTACTCCAGAGCAGCAGCCCTTGCCAAAAG GATTACCAATTACGATGACATTGCTGCCATCGCCATGGTCACCGACTGCCTGCCTGAATACGTAATTAAGGGCGTGGCCATTGCTCTTTTCTACTACGCCCGCTGTCTGGAACTGGGAAAGGGGGTTCCTCAGAGCAAGGAGAAGGCCTGGCAATACTTCACTAAG GCTGCTCGGCTAAACCCAGAAGTGTGCCAGGACCTCCAGAGGGACATCATCTTTAGCAGAATGTAG
- the lrp2bp gene encoding LRP2-binding protein isoform X3, with the protein MKSGYKIDAPKKHSQEKVFRAITDATRDEGGKPTSHQESLATQVERAERLLKGRAEGGDKQALFLLGQLYYYEGRYEEAERVFDGLKDSDPRALFQLAVMYYDGLGTAMDQARAVDYMRRVVQWNNPEAGSIRYTALYHIGIAYLEGYGVQKSNTEAESYWLLAADEGNPRACVKAQSSLGMFYSRPETQDLKRAFFWHSEACGNGSLESQGALGIMYLYGQGIQQDPKAAIECLKEAAERGNVYAQAHLAAYYYHRKLYSRAAALAKRSHLPAMKM; encoded by the exons ATGAAGTCGGGTTATAAAATCGATGCTCCAAAGAAACACAGCCAAGAAAAGGTGTTTCGTGCCATCACGGATGCCACCCgagatgaaggagggaaaccGACTTCACACCAAG AGAGCCTTGCCACTCAGGTGGAGAGGGCTGAGAGACTGCTGAAGGGTAGAGCAGAAGGGGGAGACAAGCAGGCCCTTTTCCTGCTGGGACAGCTGTACTATTATGAG GGGCGCTatgaggaggcagagagagtctTTGACGGCCTTAAGGACAGCGATCCCAGAGCCCTCTTCCAGCTAGCTGTCATGTATTATGATGGCCTGGGCACTGCTATGGATCAA GCAAGGGCAGTGGACTACATGAGGAGAGTTGTCCAGTGGAATAACCCAGAGGCAGGCTCCATCAGATACACTGCTCTGTATCACATTGGCATAGCCTACCTGGAGGGCTATGGGGTCCAGAAATCCAATACAGAAGCAGAAAG TTACTGGCTCCTTGCTGCTGATGAGGGAAACCCCAGAGCCTGTGTAAAAGCTCAGAGTTCTCTGGGTATGTTCTACTCTAGACCTGAGACACAGGACCTCAAAAGG GCGTTCTTCTGGCACTCAGAGGCCTGTGGCAATGGCAGTCTGGAGTCCCAGGGTGCACTGGGGATCATGTACTTGTATGGTCAGGGCATCCAGCAGGACCCCAAGGCTGCCATTGAGTGCCTGAAGGAAGCGGCTGAGCGGGGGAATGTGTACGCCCAGGCCCACCTGGCTGCCTACTACTACCACAGGAAGCTCTACTCCAGAGCAGCAGCCCTTGCCAAAAG AAGTCATCTTCCCGCAATGAAAATGTAG
- the lrp2bp gene encoding LRP2-binding protein isoform X4, whose amino-acid sequence MKSGYKIDAPKKHSQEKVFRAITDATRDEGGKPTSHQESLATQVERAERLLKGRAEGGDKQALFLLGQLYYYEGRYEEAERVFDGLKDSDPRALFQLAVMYYDGLGTAMDQARAVDYMRRVVQWNNPEAGSIRYTALYHIGIAYLEGYGVQKSNTEAESYWLLAADEGNPRACVKAQSSLGMFYSRPETQDLKRAFFWHSEACGNGSLESQGALGIMYLYGQGIQQDPKAAIECLKEAAERGNVYAQAHLAAYYYHRKLYSRAAALAKSHLPAMKM is encoded by the exons ATGAAGTCGGGTTATAAAATCGATGCTCCAAAGAAACACAGCCAAGAAAAGGTGTTTCGTGCCATCACGGATGCCACCCgagatgaaggagggaaaccGACTTCACACCAAG AGAGCCTTGCCACTCAGGTGGAGAGGGCTGAGAGACTGCTGAAGGGTAGAGCAGAAGGGGGAGACAAGCAGGCCCTTTTCCTGCTGGGACAGCTGTACTATTATGAG GGGCGCTatgaggaggcagagagagtctTTGACGGCCTTAAGGACAGCGATCCCAGAGCCCTCTTCCAGCTAGCTGTCATGTATTATGATGGCCTGGGCACTGCTATGGATCAA GCAAGGGCAGTGGACTACATGAGGAGAGTTGTCCAGTGGAATAACCCAGAGGCAGGCTCCATCAGATACACTGCTCTGTATCACATTGGCATAGCCTACCTGGAGGGCTATGGGGTCCAGAAATCCAATACAGAAGCAGAAAG TTACTGGCTCCTTGCTGCTGATGAGGGAAACCCCAGAGCCTGTGTAAAAGCTCAGAGTTCTCTGGGTATGTTCTACTCTAGACCTGAGACACAGGACCTCAAAAGG GCGTTCTTCTGGCACTCAGAGGCCTGTGGCAATGGCAGTCTGGAGTCCCAGGGTGCACTGGGGATCATGTACTTGTATGGTCAGGGCATCCAGCAGGACCCCAAGGCTGCCATTGAGTGCCTGAAGGAAGCGGCTGAGCGGGGGAATGTGTACGCCCAGGCCCACCTGGCTGCCTACTACTACCACAGGAAGCTCTACTCCAGAGCAGCAGCCCTTGCCAAAAG TCATCTTCCCGCAATGAAAATGTAG